The following DNA comes from Triticum aestivum cultivar Chinese Spring chromosome 3D, IWGSC CS RefSeq v2.1, whole genome shotgun sequence.
GGATTCCAGATTACCAAAAATATAATCCCAAACACGAATTCGATTGTCCTGACATGTTGTCATGATCTTATTCCCACTTCGTGGAGAAAAATATCCTGAATTAACAACCCGTCCATGAGCAAGGCTGGCAAGAGCGGACTTGGGATCAAGTTTCCTTGTATCCCAAATACGGGCCTACAATCACAGAGAGGACATATGTGAATTATTAGATATAGGGTAAAGAACGGGATTTGTACATATGCAGAGCAGAGCACTCACAAAGTGATCATTCCCGCTGCTCAGAAGAACTTCAGGTTGTGCAGGGTTGCAATGAAGGCCAGTTACCTTGCTACCTTTTTTATGTATAAGAATTGGTTGCCCGATTCTTTCCTTCGACCGTCTATCCAATCTGCGAAAATTAAGGTGTTAAACAGGCATATAGCTAACATGCAAGATACTCTGATACGGCAAAGGAGTATATGGTATATGTCACATATGACAATGTACAATGATATCTCTGAATCACACATGACAGTATCCACCTATATCTTGAACTCAAATAAAAATAGAAACTTATCACTGATAATTCTATTTGGAATTGAGTTGCCAAGCAAATGCATGAATAAACCATATTAGCATCCAAGTCAACAGTTTTAAAAGAAGTTGCATATACTGCATGTAAGCTATTAATTTCAGAGAAGGTATCAAACAGCTCCTAGGGGTACTCATTTACTCACAAGTAAAGAAACCCAAAACTATCTGCCACCAAAAGAAGACCTTTCTCGGTGTTTAAGTCCATCCCATATATCATGCGCCAAGTGCTTGGACCCTGTTAAAAGCAACAAACAAGGTTGATTAAATCAAGACCAAAGTGGATGCCAAAAAAAAAATCACAACAATGCAAAGAAATGTTCGCCTAACACAGCACAAGATGTAATAAAGATAATATCAAGATGTCACAGTCAAAAAAAGATAATATCAAAATGCAATGTGTACAAAATCCATTTTAGCGCAGCAATCTGTATAAGCTTGATCAGAAAGCAATGGGGATAACTTACACTCCAACCATCTGGGTTGAGATTTAACAAGGGCGAACCAATTCCAGTGTCTAAGTCTGTGCTGCTGATAGTCCCATCAGAAGAAGCTGTGTATAGCACTCCATCATTGGCGGTGTCGAACCTGAATAAGATTATATGAAGTTGCCGTATTTCATCCTTGGATAACAGAACGGATAATAGCCATCAAGCTAAGCTCTTACTTCATACTGTTCAGAATGCAGGAGTGCACAGAATCATAAGTAATCTTCTCATGCAACTTAACATAATCCCAAATGCCTAGTAGCCCTTTCtgtgaaagaaaaagaaaggggcgATTACTAGTCACCTAAAAATACCTGCAATGTGACCATACTTACAAGGAATTAAGTGGACAACACAGCCCAGTGGTAAGACTGTAATACCTTGTCTCCTGATAAAAGCACATTGTTCTTAGTTGGATGAAATTCCAAGCAGGTCACACGTCTTTGGTGAAATTTTATGTTACCACACTCCAATTGGTTAGGTACTAGAAACCGAGGCTTAACCTAAAATTAGGGAGAGGAATTCATTTTAACCATAATTGTTACTGGAGAAAGCAGTGATATGAAGTGCTGCAACTGATGCTGATGCGGAAAAAGGACAGCGATCATCAACTCACGCACCATGGAGATCTTGCCTTTCACTTGACTCTGGAAGACGTAATCCAGTGAAGTGTTTGTGTTCCTTCTAGGGGCTGGGATGACACCATGCTCCATCGCTACCCTATGTGGGCAAGTCAAGGTCGTATGACCTGCAAAGCGCAAACGTAGAAAGCATCACAGTATCAGTGACTCGGAAAGTCTCCATCCATGTCAAGCTTTCAAGTACTAAATGGCAATACATCAATACTGTCAAGCAGTCAAAGGAAACAGCTATGAGACACCTGTATGCAGATACATGAGAAAATAGTATGTGGCGGTTCATCAATACCATACAATTTGTATCCCTCTTGCCTGAATAAAAGTGGAAACTTTTATTTATAAGTATCTGGAACAAGCAGTTAGACTAAACTCCTGTGAGCATGTACACAAGGAAGTACTAATTCATAAAACAGAGTTCCTGAACTACCCGCTTCTCACTGGGATATACTGCCATTTTCTAACTCGACAACTCAAATTACAATACTGTTGAGTTCTTCTACTCCCCAATCCCAAAGtagaaacaaacaagcatacatagTTACAGATATCAGGACCTGGCATCTTGCATAGGAAGCAAGGCTTCATGGGGCAATCGATGTACACCGCCCCCTTGAACCCTGCCTCATGCCCCGTCTTCTTGCACACCTGCAACCAGACATAGCAAAGAAGACATCAATATTACAGTAAAAGAACACCGACTTCAAAAGTTCAGACACCATCAAGGATAGAAATCTttccaaaaaagaagaagaaggttgGAATGATGCTGGAGTGGGCAGATCCTAAATTAGTCGTAATAAACGCAGGATGAAGCAGCCATTTCCACAGCAGACGCAAGGGGAAGCAACCGCCCCTGCTCTGAACTGAACTCCCAAAATATCCGCGGAGGCTTACTAGGGAAGCGACTGCGGCACGAAACTTAAGCCCGAAATCTCGGAAATAAACAATCTTTGCGAGAAACCATGGACAGCCCGTGGCAAAATCGTGAGCAAAAAGGCTCCGAGAAAACAGGGGAAACTCTGGcggcgccggccggccggccactACCTTGCAGACTTTCTTGAGGCTGATGGTAATCGGGCCCTTCCTGCCGCCCCTCCCCGCTGCTGCGGGGGGCTCCCTGGCCGCTGGCTCGTCGGCGACCGCCTCCTCCTCTTCGGAACCCTcgacctccatctcctcctcttcctcgtcgccgccgtcgtcgtcagaggaggacgaggaggaggcgtcCTGCTGCTCGTCGGAGGACTCGTCGGCcgcgcggcggcggctgcggttgtgGACGAAGCGGGCGCGGGCGGTGGCGGCCATTGTGGGGCCCGTGTGTCGGCGGGGCGGCGGAGGGAGGCCTCGGGAAGCGGGAAGAGCGAGGGGAAGGGAGGAAGGTGTGTGGTGTGGGCAGAGACGCGACGGCGGGGAGACAAAGCGGTTGGGGTCGGGTCGGTTGGGCTGGCGCCGTTTGGGCTTGTGCAAGGCAGTGGTCTAGGGCACACCTTGACTGACTTTTCTTATAGAAAAATAATGCTTTCGATTTCCTTCCCCCCGGGTTTATAAGTCTCACTTATGTATAGTATATTTTTTTAAATCATGGATTTAACTAGCAAAATATAAACAATACATCATAAAATTCATATCGTTAAAATTCTTGTCGCACAAacagatgtactccctctgtaaactaatataaaatctTATGTCAGTTTATGAAGGGAGTATCTAGTACAgtatttaattaattaaatttaggGTCAGAGTGTTCTACCAAGGGGGCTAATAAACCTGGACAAAAGGGTGCCTCACAAACAAAGTGTTGTTACAAAAAGTTCCTAAAAAGAAGTGTGGTTGGAAAAAAAAATTAATCCAAAGCAAAGTACGACTGCAACAAATAACAACAAATTCAAACTATGAGTGGGCCAAAAATTCTATTGCAACAAATATAAAatggaaaaataaaacaaaaataggtAAGAGGAAAAAGATGACTCTCAAACCTCGGAAGAGATGGAGCCATCATCTCTACTCTCTATCTGGACGAAGCAATTCGGTGTCTAGGCTCAGCTGGACCCGCAATGAtcagaaaatacaaaaaaaaatactATAACTTTCTAAAAAGAATCAAATTTTTTTCATGGAAGATAGTTTGATGTGTGAGGTGCGCTTCAAATTTCATATCATTTGGATAACTGGGTAGATCACGCCAAAAGGACAAATTTGGAGTCCgtgaaaaagtttactgttcatgtaTTATTCTGaaccaatttgtcttttttgctgagagctactcgtATCCAAGTGATCTTAAATTTTGAGCGCACCTCATGCACCAGATTATCTTTGAtgcaaaaaatcagaatttttttaatttttttaatttttctcttAACAGTGCAGATGAGTTTGGGCTCGGAAATTGATGTTCGTCTCTATCtctaatactacctccgtcctagctATTAGTCCTTCTCGTATTTAGAGTCATATTTTAACCATTATTTCAACTAATAAAATATTAATTATACGTAGTAAAAGTAATATCATCGAAAACTATGTTCGAATACAAATCTAGCGATATAATTTTCTGTGCATGCATTACcatttttttagttaaatctatggtcaaaccttgacacaaaatacaaagaggaccaataaactaggacggaggtagtatttaaAAGAACTTTTCTCTCCATCATCCCTTCGTCGAACCTTCCCCGTATGATAATCAATCGCCTTAATTTATTTATATTCTAAACCAGTTTTACTTTAACTTACTACCAAACTTCTCATCACAATATAAGGTAAATCACGAgtaggatttgataaatatttaTTTACATAATAGCATTAATATGGGCAGGTAAATCACAAGTTAACATACTACTCCTTCTATctcgagtaaattgcaaaaaaccaccacaattggGGACCCTAATTCACAAAACCACCACCATTcgaaattttttttcaaaaaaccaccAACATTGTGCTGACAGTTTTCAAAAAACACTGATCGCTCAGATAGACACTTGCTGACTCTAAAGCTGACAGGTAGGTCCCACTATAAGCGATGACATGGCAACAAAAACTAACGGCGTTCGACTGAAGTTTGGTTGACCATTAAAATAGACATGGCCCCGCATGTCATTGTGATCTCTCTCCTCTAATAAAAAAACACATCTCCCTTCATCTGTTTTTCTCTTATAGGCATTCCATCAAACAGTTTCTGTGCGGTGCCTGACGAGCATCTACGGGCATTGTGACCGCGTGGGGCTACGCTGACGGGGAGGATGAAGGCTAGGGCGTCGCCACCGGTGATGGCAGCAGCTCGGTGGGGAAGCGCCGCTGGAGTCCGTCGCGCGCGGCTCGGTCCGGGTGAGGAGCGCTCAAGTAGTCAAGTCCATCCTGTAAGGCAATCTGGTCGAGTTCGCCATGCCGGCGGCGCATGTGGCCGGCGAGGCGCCTCCTGCACAGGCTCCTGGAGCAGCGGAGCTGGCCACGGAGGTCGCCAGAGTCGTCCTCACCCTCCTCCTTGATCTGCTCTCAGGTTGCGCCGCCTAAGCCCATCCGGTCGAGGTCGCCATGTCAGCGGCGCACGTGGCAGGGGAGGCGTGCCCGGAGTCCGAGCTGCTGGAGGCGTTCTCGCAAGGGGCGAAGGGATGGCTTTTCTCGCAGGGGATAAGGGCACCGCCGCCGCGCATGCGGGACAGAAAGAAAGCCACGGCTCGCCGGGGGATAACGGCGCCGCCGCCGTGCATGCTGGACAGAGAGAGGCATGGCTCGCCGGGGCTAAGGGCGCCGCGCACCATCCCAACCACACCGTCCTCCCATTCCATCCTCCGCGGCGCGCTCCACGGCGGCCGAGACATGGCCATGGGCACTAGGCGGCGGCCCCACCCTAGGCACGCCAGCCTCACTGGCCGCCATCGATGCCATCGGACAGCTCGCCGACGCGGTGCATGGCGGTGCTGGGAGGCTCGTCGGCCGGCGGACGAGCTGGCCGGAGCCGGCGGGGTCGTGCGTGTTCAGATGCGCGAGGCGCTCCTCACCTGACGGCTCCGTGCGGGGAAAGGTCAGAGGGAGACGGGTTGACTAGCAGCGCCGTCTGTCTTTCGCCACCACGTGGACCTGCCATCGGGACCCGCCAGTCAGGTTTTGTCTCAAACAGCTCTAATCGCTCAATCAGCGTTTTTTGAAAACTGTCAACGCATTGTTggtggttttttgaaaaaaaatcgaatggTGGTGGTTTTGTGAATTAGGGTCCCGAATTGTGGTGGGTTTTTGCAATTTACTCTTCTATCTCAAATTATTTGTCGTTTAAATGgacgtcgctaggtggtctacgaatcttgatgtaattttttatatttttGATGTTCCTTGTACTGTTATAACAGATGATGATAGATAGGAAGTTTTTCAAGCAAATCTCTACTATTATTAATAATATGAAGTGTTTGCATTCACGATAACCTTGTAAGGATGTTGTTGTAGGCGGCTCGTTCGACTGCAAAGGCAATGACTCGTGCCAGACATGCGAATGTGAAGGCTTGTGTTTGCATGCGTGAGAGATACCAGCCGAATATCACGTATGCCAACTTGGTCTCGCTCAACCACTTTGGGGACAACAATTTCTTCTACGTCTCCCTCTACCAGAGCTTGAGTTCCTGCCAATGTCGGTTAAGGGACGACCTAGGTGCATCAAGGGGATGTCTTGCGCGGCCAACATCACGCCGCAGTATCTAAGCAGCTCAAGGCATCGGGTGGCTGTGCTAGAACAAGTATCAAGATTTTCTCAAATTAATATTGGGCCGGCACATGTTCTAGCCACCTACCCTATTGTCGAACCACCTTGGCGCACCTTCGCACCCGGTTGTCACCACACCTAGGGCACATTTGGTCCATGTGTTGTGTTCATATTGTTAAACCATTAGAATGTTAAATTGTTAGATAAATGTGAAAATATACATAACTAGAGTAATATATTAAATGTATTTATTAAATGGGCCTGACCTTCACTAACAGTGAATCAAATTGGGCGCCAGAAAAATGATGAATCAACATTTCGCCAAAACAATGTATATTTCCCTGAAAAATGAACCACACAGCGCAATACACATATCACAAAAAAAATCCTTGGCTTGATTGTTGTTGCCACATGCATGGCAGCACACATAATCATTCATACATAcatgaagaaattgaaaacaatgtGGAGTCTTTTCATAGGATGACGTGGCTCCTTTTCATGCTTCAAGATTTGTGCTACGAATCGGATGAGAGTGAAGTCTGCTTTGAACCCTGAGGTTGTAGAGTCCGACGCAAACGAACCCTAACGTCTAAATACCTGAAGTCCATACCCTGTATTCAATGATCCCGGTCAATCGTAACCCCAAATCCACCCTAGGCCCATTTGGAAGGACAATCCCGTCCGGAATCGCTCGTCTCTCTCACTGACCACATGCGCCTCCACGCTTATGTGGCAAGTACACCTTCCTCTTGCTcctaagggtctgtctaggacacatctagatgtgacatagttatgtcacatgctgatgtccactctgtttgtggtttattttttttatcctagttttttttatttcttgttgttacattatatacttgtaggagcttagatgtgacatccttaacaAACGTCTAGACGTGAATTAGACAAAATGTATCTCAAACACCTTCCCTGCGTCCATTGCCGCACCATACCGTGGGCCACCGTAGCTCCCCACTGCTTCCTGGGACGCCGAGCCTTGCGTGCGCGGCTGCAAGCACGGCGGAGGTCGCCTGCCACGCTCATTAAGTCGCTCCGCTCCCCGACTCGTCTCATCTGACGCCGCTCGTCTCGTCTTGCTGCTCGCGGTGGCCGCCACGCTCGTCGACCGCAACTAAGCAAGGTGTACACGACGAAGGGTATCTGCGACCGTAGGCATCGACGAGCTCCCCTCCCTCGACCCGTTAGCAGTCGTCGTCACGCCGCTCGTTCAGCAGGACAAGCCCAACGTCGGCAAGCGGCAGAACTAGCAGCAGTATGTGCTTGTGCAGCAGGCCAACAACACTTCGGGGCTGCGAGCTAGCATTTGGTGCCGCGTGCCGTATGATGCATCATGCATACATGGCGCCGCTGCCGTAGTTCTCCCCGACACTCGCATGTCATCTCTCTCGCGAAGCATGCAACTCCAGTCTCCAGGTGACTGGTGAATTAAATCCATTTACGTTGGCCAAAGATCAATCGAGATGTCATGCCACAAGGCATGAACGGTCAGCTTTGTAATACAAAACGGGAGAAAACCCTTTTTCTTAAAAGAACGGTCAGCTTGTTTGGGGGGCGCTCTGTACTGGAAGAGGAGGCGTTGGCGGCCAACGTGATCGGGGGCATGGAGAGACCCACAGACGCATACAAGGAGACGCGCTCCTGTCCGAGACCACCGTGCCGCTGCTGAGGTGCTGCCCATGGAGGACCTCCTCGCTGGGAGCCGTGCGGCCTGATGCACTCAGGCAAGCGACCGCCGCGCCATGCATGCTTGCTGTAGACCGGCCGGTCATCTCCTGGCGGTCCTCCGCTCCACATTGGGGCGAGGCAGCACCTCCCCGCCTCCACCGATACACACATCTGGGGAGGATTGGGATAGACGATGAATCTGACAGGTTGGCCGATACACACATCTGGGGAGGATTGGGATAGACGATGAATCTGACAGGTTGGCCAACGTAGTCAGTGAGAGTGCCGATTGATCCCGGACAGGATAGCCTTTTCCCCAATTCGCCAAACAGACTTAGGGTCTAAATTAACCGGGATAGATGAATACAGGATACAGACTTCATGGATTTAGACGTTGGGGTTTGTTTGCGTCGCCCTCTACAACCACAGGGTTTAAAACAGACTTCACTCATCGGACGACAACCAACGCGTTCGCGCCCAGATTTTTAGTGTTTGGGTAAATTTTTGGGTAAAAAAAAACCATCAAAGCAGACTATTATGGAGTCTAATTTTGAAACTCTCGTCGAAATAAAGTAGACGGTGCAGATGCATGGTAAATGGGATGCACAGCTAGCCACAGTTTGAAGTCGAAGACATTTTAGACGTTGGGATGCATGGTAAATGGTAAATGGGATGCACGATGTCATTGTCATCGCTCCCTCGGACTTGGCAGATTATTGGTGTTCTAGGGACTAGCTAGGTCACTGATCCTCGGACGAGGTCCACGAACCGTGCGAGATTCCGGCGCGACGACCCGCCGTCTGCGACGGCGCCGCGAGCAACGTCCCTCAGCGCGAGCGCCCTGGCCTTGATCTCCCCGTCGCCGAGCAGCTCCTCCACCTTGCCCCGTATCACCTCTCTCCCCACGAGCGTCCCCGTCGTCATCTCGCCGGCCACCTGCAGCCCCGTCCGCCACACGTCGCAGATGTAGCCCCGGTCGAGGAACTGGTCCGTGAAGTAGGGCCAGCACAGGAACGGCAGGCCATTCACCAGCCCTTCCAGCGTTGAGTTCCACCCGCAGTGCGACAGGAAGCACGCCGTCGATGCGTGCTCCAGCACCCGCTGCTGCGGGCACCAGCCCACGACGCGGCCGCGcggcccggcgcggcggcggaggtcCTCGACCCACTCCTCGCTCGCCGAGTCCGGCCTCACCACCCACAGGAAGGGCCGGGAGGTCAGCGCCAGCGCCTCGGCCAGCTCCACGAGCTGCGCCCGGTCGAAGATGGCGAAGCTGCCGAACGCCACGTACACGACGGAGCCGGCGGGCTGCGCGTCGAGCCACGCCGCGCAGGTGGCGTCCTCGGCCCAGAAGCTCGCCACCGGCTTGTCCAAGGAGTCAGAAAGGAGCGGGCCGACGGTGAGGACTTCGGGGAAGAGCGCCATGGCTCCCGGCTCGAGGTCTTGGACGGAGTTGGTGACGACCGCCTCGGCTAGTGGGGTGGCCGCGTTGTTCCGGAGGATGAAGTCCAGTATGGCCGGCTGGCCACTGGGGTCGCCGGCGCAGTTCCACGAGAGCTCCGTCGCGCGCATGGGCGGCATCCCCGGAGCCAGCCGGAACGTGCCGCGCCGCTTCGGCAGGCCTTTCTCGTCCACCACCCCGTCCCTTACCAGCTCGGGGATGCGGATCCTCGTGGCGAACATGGCCACCGACAGCGGGTTGAAGGCGGCGGCCCGGAGGCCGAGCCGCTTGGCCACGGGAAACGCCCACGCCATGCTCGCGTCGGCGATGATCCACGTCAGCCTGTACGCACCGGACTCGGATTCCGATTGGTAGACCCTCCCGATGAGCTTCTCCAGCTCGCCGGGCATGGCATCCGAGAAGGACTGGGTGAGCAGCGCGAGGTCCTTGCGGTCCTCGCCGTCGGCGAGCCCGTCTGGTAGGGACACCATGTGGACCCCTCCGAGGCTGCTGCCATGTTGGGACTTGGAGAGGTGGAGGGAGGCAAGGATGAGGTCGTGGTTGTGCTGCGTGTTGACGAAGGTGACCTTGATGCCCTGCTCCACGAGGCGCTGGGACAGCTCCATGAGAGGGATGACATGGCCTTGCGCTGCTCACATGGGGCGCGGGTGCGGCCATGGCGGGCGAGCGCTGGAAAACTGGATGTGTGGATGTGTGGAGCAGAGTGGTGGTTAACTGGGAACGGTTGGTTGTTGATCAGCTGCTTGCTTTGCTCTAGTACTTGTACAGTTACTGAGAACCCTATCTTCAGGTTCACATGTTGGACGAATAATCTGATGCGTGAACTCGATCGACATCTTTGGATTCTGGACGTTTGTGGGTCAGCCACACTCTGCCGGCGGCTGAGAGCATCTCCTGCCggccccaggcggcgattttacgcgTCCCTTGCGGGCGAGCCGGCGCTAAAATCGGCGTGGGACGAGCGGGTTCCCAGTCGCTCGCCCAGGGTCGCCCTCAGACGCGTTTTTTTATTTTAAAACATTTGAATTCGGCAAAGTTCAGCTAAAATTCGGCAAATTTGATATTCATATTAAACATGTTCGGCGTTTTAcataaattatttttaaaaaaagcaACCTAAGGGGCGAAGAAGCCGATCAGCGCGGCGAAGTCGCCGAcgtcgccgccgtcctcgtcgtcgtcggcggcCTTCTCCTTCTTGATGGCAGGCCTCCCGTGCTGGACCCCTGCCTGGCGGCTCCATGGCGGACAGGCGGTGGCGgcgcgtcgttgtcgtcgtcgctgtcgttgaGGACGACGATGCCTCCCTCGCCCCGGCCACGGCGACGAGCTTCAAACCGCGCGAGGGTGGCGTACTGGCGCTCCCTCTCCGCTGCAGCCAGTCGTCGCGCGACCATTTGAGGACCGCCTCGTCGTCGAGCGCCTCCTCCTTGACGCCGCCGGCGAGCCtgggctccgtcttcggcttgacgattGGGGAGGGCCCGAGGACGAGGCGCGGCCGCCGccttcgttgatgacgatgccggccgAGCGGGGTCTCcgctgcgggctcggccttgacgccgaacaCCGCCAGAGAGCCGGAGGAGTCGgaagaggagtgggaggaggaacgGGACGAGGACGACGAGCCGGAGACGAACCTCCTTGGCATCCATTGCCCggcgccgcggggggggggggggggggcaccggagCGGCGGCCGGTCCTCGAGGGTATGTGAGCGGCGGGTTGTTGTCGCCCTCGAGGTGCGCGAGAATCTCGCGGAGcgtccggccggggacggaccaCCACAGGCGTCACCCCTCGCTGTTCCACCGGCCGCCCGCCACCACCGGTGCCCCGTTGGTGGAGGCGAGGCATTGCTCCTGACggcgctggaagtacgccgcccacgcctcgtggttgtcggcggcgtactgcggGGAGGCGCGCTGCTCCTCGGTCAGCGACGACCGAACGCGGTCGACCTCGCCGGCAAAGTAATCGGGGCGCGCGACGACGTCCGGCAGGGGGGGATGGGGACGcctccggcgctgagcctccatccTGTCGGCCCAGCGCGCATGTCTGGAGGCGCCGGAATGTTCGCCTCGAACAGCATGTACGCCTCCCACGTCTGCAGCGAGTGGCGGCCGAAGCCGTGGGCCGCTGCTCCGTCGCCGGGGAACCGCTTGCACATTGTCGTGGATGGGGCTGGTAGAGAGGAGAGGTTCGTCGGCGgcggagagagagacagagaggttCGGCGGCGCTGGAGAGAGACAGAGAGCATGGCGTCTGTGGCCAACGGCGGGGGGGGgggtatcggtgtcaaaaccggcggatctcgggtagggggtcccgaactgtgcgtctaaggtcgatggttacaggagacaagggacacgatgtttacccaggttcggaccctctctatggaggtaataccctacttcctgcttgattgatcttgatgaatatgagtattaaaagagttgaagAGAAGAATATGAATAAGATTGTGATCATAAAAAGAAAGGCATGCATAGAAGCAAACTGAAAAGGATACATTTATCGTCACCATGCTTGGTGCGTATTAAGGAACATGAAGCACATCTTGATACATTTCTACTAAGATCAAACACGGTAAATCAGCAACTTGAGGAGGATACATTTATTATTAGCATGAATGCTACATCTTATAAAATGGAAAATACACGTTGACACTTCTGTAGTAAACTAAAAGCAGTACATTTATTTGTAGCTTCGATCATTAGTGCAGCCTCCTATGGGATTGGTGTCTGTGATGAAGTGATATATAGCTTTTGCATATTGTTGTGCGATCTAAGGTGCATGAGATAATGGATCTCAAGTTTGTCGAGGATGGATATGTATTGGTATGACTTCGGAGAAATTGTTGCAATTGGCATGTCTTGTGAATTCATTTTGTTGAGCGATTATTTGCCGACGTGTCATGATGAATTTCTAGTGTTATGCATACCTTCTCTTGCATTGAAAACATGTTTCTCTTTGCAGCTTCAAATGCATGATAGTCATGATCACTGATAATGCATGTAGCTTTTTTTAAAAATTGTATGGCTGTCTTGGCAGATCAATCACAACACATGCTTTTGTTGTATTGTGGGGTCGGTTCCAGTGACTGTATCCATGAATTTTCAGTTTGGCAGGCAGACTGGCTTCAAGAAGGA
Coding sequences within:
- the LOC123076991 gene encoding DNA damage-binding protein 2 — its product is MAATARARFVHNRSRRRAADESSDEQQDASSSSSSDDDGGDEEEEEMEVEGSEEEEAVADEPAAREPPAAAGRGGRKGPITISLKKVCKVCKKTGHEAGFKGAVYIDCPMKPCFLCKMPGHTTLTCPHRVAMEHGVIPAPRRNTNTSLDYVFQSQVKGKISMVKPRFLVPNQLECGNIKFHQRRVTCLEFHPTKNNVLLSGDKKGLLGIWDYVKLHEKITYDSVHSCILNSMKFDTANDGVLYTASSDGTISSTDLDTGIGSPLLNLNPDGWSGPSTWRMIYGMDLNTEKGLLLVADSFGFLYLLDRRSKERIGQPILIHKKGSKVTGLHCNPAQPEVLLSSGNDHFARIWDTRKLDPKSALASLAHGRVVNSGYFSPRSGNKIMTTCQDNRIRVWDYIFGNLESPSREIVHSHDFNRHLTPFKAEWDPKDYSETVAVIGRYISENYNGVALHPIDFIDTSTGKLLAEVMDPDITTISPVNKLHPQDEILATGSSRSIFIWKPKSDIDPTEERTSQKVKEYVYGSGSRKKPNGKHDNSSDDDSDGGGGKSKKAKKTRFTHTAKGKGKSKA
- the LOC123073860 gene encoding UDP-glycosyltransferase 83A1, translating into MELSQRLVEQGIKVTFVNTQHNHDLILASLHLSKSQHGSSLGGVHMVSLPDGLADGEDRKDLALLTQSFSDAMPGELEKLIGRVYQSESESGAYRLTWIIADASMAWAFPVAKRLGLRAAAFNPLSVAMFATRIRIPELVRDGVVDEKGLPKRRGTFRLAPGMPPMRATELSWNCAGDPSGQPAILDFILRNNAATPLAEAVVTNSVQDLEPGAMALFPEVLTVGPLLSDSLDKPVASFWAEDATCAAWLDAQPAGSVVYVAFGSFAIFDRAQLVELAEALALTSRPFLWVVRPDSASEEWVEDLRRRAGPRGRVVGWCPQQRVLEHASTACFLSHCGWNSTLEGLVNGLPFLCWPYFTDQFLDRGYICDVWRTGLQVAGEMTTGTLVGREVIRGKVEELLGDGEIKARALALRDVARGAVADGGSSRRNLARFVDLVRGSVT